Proteins from one Chloroflexota bacterium genomic window:
- a CDS encoding alpha/beta fold hydrolase, with amino-acid sequence MAQRAYLDPSPFHFSGGPTGVLLIHGFTGAPTEMRQLGENLAEDGYTVLCPLLPGHGTEPADLNQVRWQDWFAVVTRSFEELASQVDRVFVAGLSLGGLLTLHLAANQPDIQGLLLFAPGLRISDRKLPLTSIGRYFLAFLPQEDPLPVAAQDEEGSNLYWCYDVIPVAGANEVWRLQRTVRPELRRVTQPLILFQGKEDTTIRSDNPSKIVEGVSSLDTRIVWLENSGHNLLVDVERQMVFEQCLRWIRQHGDPE; translated from the coding sequence ATGGCACAACGCGCATATCTTGATCCATCTCCCTTTCACTTTTCCGGAGGCCCCACCGGCGTCTTGCTAATCCACGGTTTCACCGGTGCCCCCACAGAAATGCGTCAATTGGGCGAGAATCTTGCAGAAGATGGGTACACCGTATTATGTCCACTTCTTCCGGGTCATGGCACGGAGCCGGCCGACCTGAACCAGGTGCGATGGCAGGATTGGTTCGCTGTAGTGACCCGGTCCTTCGAGGAATTAGCCTCGCAGGTTGACCGGGTCTTCGTGGCCGGCCTTTCCCTTGGAGGCTTGCTGACTCTTCACCTGGCTGCTAACCAACCGGACATTCAGGGCTTGCTGCTCTTTGCACCCGGTCTTCGCATCAGCGACCGGAAATTGCCATTAACTTCAATCGGGCGCTATTTCTTAGCCTTTCTTCCCCAAGAAGATCCATTACCTGTCGCCGCGCAGGATGAGGAGGGATCCAACCTCTATTGGTGTTATGATGTCATTCCAGTTGCGGGCGCCAATGAGGTCTGGCGATTACAGCGAACGGTTCGCCCCGAGTTACGCCGGGTCACGCAACCGCTCATCCTGTTCCAGGGAAAAGAAGACACGACGATCCGTTCGGACAACCCGTCGAAGATCGTAGAGGGTGTAAGTTCCCTGGACACCAGGATAGTTTGGTTGGAGAACTCCGGGCATAACCTGCTGGTGGACGTGGAACGGCAGATGGTTTTTGAACAGTGTCTAAGGTGGATCCGGCAACACGGCGACCCCGAATAA
- a CDS encoding glycoside hydrolase family 13 protein, which produces MTSAHTPAWVKEAIFYQIFPDRFARSQSVLKPHNLEPWLAAPTHGGFKGGDLMGVVEHLDYLQDLGISAIYFCPVFQSTANHRYHTYDYYQVDPILGGNDALFSLINQAHRRGIRIVLDGVFNHASRGFFQFNHLLENGPSSPYLDWFIVNGWPLHAYEGSQPPNYAAWWNLHALPKFNTDTRTVREFLLDVGRYWIEQGIDGWRLDVPGEIDDDAFWQEFRQQVKSANPDAYIVGEIWHDANRWLRGDQFDAVMNYQVTKVCIGFFARDSVQHDLVSGTGYGHIQALDAASFAERIDGILGLYPAEITQAQLNLLGSHDTPRFLSVAGGDESAYRLALLFLMTYPGAPCIYYGDEIGMTGGRDPGCRGGFPWQDPFHADSQVTWNTDLLEFTRNAIRLRNAYSALCCGSYTRLQAEKDHYVYARCSDTECLIVALNAARSSASLHVPVSSLIADGTVLEAVWGNGRARVDGGYLDGIQVPARSGLVLLAK; this is translated from the coding sequence ATGACTTCAGCACACACTCCCGCCTGGGTGAAAGAAGCAATCTTCTACCAGATCTTTCCCGACCGTTTTGCCCGCAGCCAATCGGTACTGAAGCCCCACAACCTGGAACCCTGGCTTGCTGCCCCAACCCACGGGGGTTTCAAAGGGGGCGATTTGATGGGCGTTGTAGAACACCTGGACTACCTGCAGGATTTGGGAATATCCGCCATCTACTTCTGCCCCGTTTTCCAGTCAACCGCCAACCACCGTTATCACACCTACGACTACTACCAGGTCGATCCCATACTGGGCGGAAATGACGCACTTTTTTCTTTGATCAACCAGGCTCATCGCAGGGGAATCCGCATTGTCCTCGATGGTGTATTCAACCATGCAAGCCGCGGTTTCTTTCAGTTTAACCACCTGCTGGAAAATGGCCCTTCCTCGCCCTACCTGGATTGGTTCATCGTCAATGGGTGGCCCTTACATGCCTACGAGGGAAGCCAGCCGCCAAATTACGCAGCCTGGTGGAACCTCCATGCGCTGCCCAAGTTCAATACTGATACAAGGACAGTGCGCGAGTTTCTGTTGGATGTGGGACGCTATTGGATTGAACAGGGGATCGACGGCTGGCGGCTCGACGTGCCAGGCGAGATCGACGACGATGCTTTCTGGCAGGAATTCCGACAACAGGTGAAGTCAGCCAACCCCGATGCCTATATCGTGGGAGAGATATGGCACGACGCCAACCGGTGGTTGCGCGGAGACCAGTTTGACGCAGTGATGAACTACCAGGTCACCAAAGTCTGCATTGGCTTTTTTGCCCGCGATTCGGTGCAACACGACCTGGTATCCGGCACCGGATATGGTCATATCCAGGCACTGGATGCTGCGAGCTTCGCCGAACGCATCGATGGCATTCTCGGCCTTTACCCCGCGGAGATTACCCAGGCACAACTCAATCTACTTGGCAGCCACGACACCCCCCGCTTTCTCTCAGTTGCCGGTGGTGACGAGAGTGCCTATCGCCTCGCGTTGCTCTTTCTGATGACCTATCCTGGCGCTCCCTGCATCTACTACGGGGATGAAATCGGCATGACCGGTGGACGAGATCCCGGATGCCGCGGCGGGTTCCCCTGGCAGGACCCGTTCCACGCTGACTCACAGGTTACGTGGAACACCGATCTACTTGAATTCACACGTAACGCCATCAGACTGCGAAATGCATATTCCGCTCTGTGCTGTGGTAGCTACACGAGGCTGCAGGCGGAAAAAGATCACTACGTTTACGCCCGTTGCTCTGACACCGAATGCCTGATCGTGGCCCTGAACGCCGCACGGAGCAGCGCCTCGTTGCATGTACCCGTCTCATCGCTGATCGCCGATGGCACTGTTCTGGAAGCGGTCTGGGGAAACGGCCGCGCCAGAGTTGATGGCGGGTATCTGGATGGCATTCAGGTGCCGGCCCGCAGTGGGCTGGTTCTTTTGGCAAAATGA